GATTTGGAACGGATTTTGACACGAAAGCGGGCTCAATTGAAGCGAGCCCAGGATTTGAAGGCCTCGTTAATGCAATTGGAGACGCAGCAAAGTCAGACTCAATTGGCTTTGGAGAAGCTCAAGACTCGGCTCAAGTCTGTTCAAGAGGAAATCCAAGCGACCGTAACCGACCCGGAATATCTCCGCTCGGGGCAGATCGAGCAACTCCAAATCAAGGTCAGTCGACAAGGATCATTAAGTAGAAGGAGGGATTCAAAGCCTTTGATACATATGTTTTGAATCATTCATAGATCACGGAGACCGAGCTGCGATTGATCGATTTCAACGAAACTCCAGTTGTGGCGCAAGAAGGAGAACTccatgatgaggatgacgacgaATTTCGGGAATATGAAGCTAATTGTTGTCAATGTGAAGATCCATTCCCGATCGATCATCTTTTCGCTTGTCAAGAATGTGGAGCCTTATTCTGCACTCAATGTCTCTCGCTCATGACGGAACATTTATCCAATTGCCCAGACTCGCGCCCAAGCGCTCCAAGCGCTCAAAGTTCCAGTTGAGTTGCCTTTTATACCTACGAGTATATTACAGTacagagagaggaagagagagacaCGGAGGGGTGTGTGTATTCTCAAATTGGGTTGATACCAAATAAACGTAATCATGTCAACCTAAGGCACATGTTCAGCTTTTCAAGTGGCTTAAAGTCTGTTCGAGCGTTTCGATGGCGGCCAGGAGTTGCTCGTAGAAGGGCTTGAGTGCTTCTACGACATCACCCGTGATCACAGCGGTTTGATTGGTCTGAAAAAGGGAAACCAAACCATGCCAGAAGATGTATCCCCATGAatgagaagaacaaaaaaataattaccTTCACCTTGACTGCGATGCCTTTCAAGGTCATTTTGGCGGAGGAAATCATTTGTATGCACTGAGCCTTGTTTTCGTGACCGTGGGCTAATTGGTCCAAAGCTAGAAGCAAGGAGACAGAGAAGCTGGTCGGTCATGCGTGTGTTTTTGTATTAGTTTACTTCCGGCGGTCGGTGGCATTCAACCTGAACCACCCCAAATGTGATGCTCATGCTAATCCTCATCAATCATTATTTATTCAAGAAAGGTAGGTAGCTTGGTTCCTGTGTCGTCATGATTGGTAACTTGAATAATCAACATTGCCACATTACACAACGACCGGATCGGATCAGGATATCCGCCGCTTTCTTTACTTCGGCCCAGATGTTACAAAACCATCTCACGTGCAAATGAAAGTCAGGGGTATGATGAAAGAAGGTGGGCAGAAAAAAACAGGACTGAAGGAACCTTTGGTTCCAATAAATCTGAGGAGAGAGCCCGATGGAAAGTAATAACATTGGTCCCATCTACCAGAATGGAATCCACgttccaatctttttttttttttttcgttgagaCCCATTAATTTTTCGAACCCTAAACAAGTTATATGAAATTTTCAAGGGTGTTGAATATCATTGTCCAGGTAGGTCGTGGAATTGCTGagaatcaaaatgatatttcccAGTTAACAGGTTGGCAATCTGTAATCCAAGTTTGATGGAAAACGGTATCCTAATCCAAATATGCTACCATACATAACACATAACAGCAAGACATAACAGAtgtaaaacaaaatcaataagTAAGGAGAGTAGCCAAGGCCACTCTTCATAAGTCGATGAGCACTTACCCTGAGCGAGTTTCCAGCCAATCTGGAGGACCTCCTCCACTTTGTGCGGGTCACGTTCCCACCCCGCCTTTTGAGCGAAGCAGGCCACACCCTTCTGCAGGTACTGGCACGCCTTGAGCCGCCGTTCTTGGTGACTGGCGGGATTGAACCCGTTTGATTGTTGTTTCTGAACCTGATCCTGCGGTTGCGGTTGCTCCTGCGGGTTCGCGTCC
This Tigriopus californicus strain San Diego chromosome 7, Tcal_SD_v2.1, whole genome shotgun sequence DNA region includes the following protein-coding sequences:
- the LOC131883531 gene encoding RUN and FYVE domain-containing protein 1-like, with product MNVVATPSGSHLTHVKLTRKTRLINNSSNPKIMEASTNTTDPSSVVENQDRVDGNMGAWMQGTGKSFQKGMQKVSGHVHPKAPRRKFKGQASDLERILTRKRAQLKRAQDLKASLMQLETQQSQTQLALEKLKTRLKSVQEEIQATVTDPEYLRSGQIEQLQIKITETELRLIDFNETPVVAQEGELHDEDDDEFREYEANCCQCEDPFPIDHLFACQECGALFCTQCLSLMTEHLSNCPDSRPSAPSAQSSS